In the genome of Candidatus Margulisiibacteriota bacterium, the window CAAAAGACGTTGACCGGCTTGCCGAAATCCAGGTGGAAGTAGAATTGCCAGGCGTGGTCATTGGCCAGAGTGGAAAAAATGATCTTCTTTTCGCCCAGCGTGACGGCGGTATTGTACAGCGCCGCCAGCGTCCGGCCGCCGATCCCGCGGGCGGGCGTTTTGACGTAAAGACCGCTTAATTCGAGCAAATTGGTCGGTTTGATCAGGAGAAAAGTCAGGTCAAGGAGCCGGCCGGCGTCGGTCCCCAGATAGAGAGGATTATCATTGAGCGAGACGGTCTTTTCGTAGGCATGCAGCGCAACCCTGAGGGTGGTCGGCCCGTTCCCCTTGAGCGCCAAATTGACATTAGCCTGGTCGAAGATCGAGCCGAGATTGGCGATCAATGTGGCGGTCGTGGCTGGATCGGCCAGTTCTCCCTCGCGGGAGAGGGCAAAATCGACCTGGCCGATGGTAAAACGCCGCTCGTCGATATGTTCCCGAGCTTGCCCGTAGGAGATCGCCTGGGTCTCGGCTGCTTTCAGGGCGCGTTCCTTGATCGGGACCCTGGGCTGTGCCAGCTGGGCTGGCCGGAGATGGAACATTATCTGGACCCGCGGGTCACTCGCTGATAAGTGGAACATGACCAGAATTTATCGAACAAGAGAGCGGAAAATTTCGCCAATTCGGCGAACCGTGGTATAATCAACCATATGCCAAACAGCAATTTTTTCGGCCTCGGAATCGCCCCTGGTCTCCTGGAGATCCTGCAGCGGCTCAAATTCGTGACGCCGACGCCGATCCAGGCGAAAGCGATCCCGACCTGCATTGAAGGGAAAGACCTGATCGGGGTCGCCCAGACCGGCACCGGCAAGACGCTCGCCTTCGGCATCCCGATGATCCAGCGGTTAGCCGCGTTAAAAGGCAAGGGCTTGGTCCTGGCGCCGACCCGGGAGTTGGCCCTGCAGATCGACGATGCGCTCCGGCCTTTTGTCAGCTCTTCCGGGATCAGGACGGCCGTCCTGATCGGCGGCGCCTCGATGCACCTGCAGGTGCAAGCTATCCGCCGGCAGGCGCGGATCCTGATCGCTACCCCGGGGCGGCTCAATGACCACCTGGAACAGCGGACGGTCAACCTGGCCGACGTCAAGATCTTTGTGCTCGACGAAGCCGACCGGATGCTGGACATGGGTTTTGCCCCGCAGATCGCCCGGATCGCCCGCCACATCCCCGCCGACCGGCAGACGATGCTTTTTTCGGCGACGATGCCCGGGTCGATCGTCAACCTGGCCCGTTCCTACATGAAACTGCCGGTCCAGGTGGAGGTCGCGCCTTCCGGCACGGCGGCGGAAAAAGTCACCCAGGAGGTCTTTTTTATCCGCAAAGAAGACAAGCCGAAGCTGCTTGGCACGATGCTGGAACAGTACCGCGGCACCGTCCTCATTTTTTCCCGGACCAAACGCGGGGCTTCCCGCATCACCCGCGGCCTGCGCGGGATGAACTATAACGCGGCGGAGATCCACTCCGACCGGTCGCTCTCCCAGCGCCGGGAAGCGCTGGACGGTTTTAAGTCCGGTAAATACCGGATCCTGGTGGCGACCGACATTGCCGCCCGGGGGATCGACGTGACCGGCATCGAGCTGGTCGTTAACTACGACCTGCCCGACGACGCCGAGAACTATGTCCACCGGATCGGCCGGACGGGGCGGGCGGGGCAGGAGGGGCATGCCGTGACTTTTGCCACGCCGGAGCAGAGCAGCGATGTCCGCAATATCGAGAAATTGATGAGAACGGCCTTGCCGGTCGCTAAACATCCCGAGCTTTCGATCGAAGTGATGCGGCCGCAGGCCAAGCCCGATACTTCGCACTGGCGCCAGCGCGGCATGAGCAGCTACGGCGCCCGCCACCGCCGCCGCCGCTAATTACCGATTATTTTAGCAGCTAACCGCTGAGCCAGCGGGATCGCGACCAGCTGGTCGGCAAAGCCGGGGCTGGTGGCGATGGTGACGACCCCGGCCTGCTGCGCGATCAGGGCCAAAAATTCCTCAGCCGCCGTGAAACTCTCCGCGTCGGGCAGCGCGCCCTGGTACTTTATCTTGACGATCGCGTCGAGGTCGATATCGAGGGCGAACCGTTCCCGGCCGCTGGCCCGGCTAATGATCTCGCTAAGCGGGACCTCTTTGCTCAGTGGCCTGATTTGTATACGACCAAGAGGAAGCTGGTTGGAATTGCCGACCATTCCTCCCGGACAGCCGAACGAAAGCCGCCCGTTAGTTAAAAAAGTGTAGGCCCACCAGAATTCCCCCAGAAGCTGTTGCCGTAGCGCCGGCATGATGAAATTGGCGTTATTCAGTTCCCGCCGGATAAAATTGGCTGCGTCACCCAACGTCAGCATCTTGCCGGGCGGCGGTTGCAGGCTATCGTCGGGATGGGCGTCAATGTGCAGTAATATTGCCCCTTCTTTCAGGTGCCCGGTCAAGCGGGCCTCGTGCCAGGCAAAATAAGCCATCAGGTGATTATCCATGACGTAAACAGCCGGTCCGCCGGCTTTTTCCAGCCGGACGCAATTTTCCAGGCCGGTGAACTGGAGATCGGGCCTGTCGCTGAAGGAATTGCACGGGTGGCTGCCTGGCGTGATCGCGGCGGGATCGCCGGCGATCAGCGGCGTGTAATAAACGTGCGGTTTCTGCCGCGAAAGTTGCAGCTCGGTGAAATGGGCTGACCTGACCAGGCCGTCACGGCCTGCCAAATAATGGCCTCTTTGCGCTAAGATCGGCGGAAGATGCATGACAGCGATATATCGTTAGCCGACGTCGGTGATTTCAGTGTGCTACAATTGGGCCGATGCGGGCAAGATTCGCTTTATTGCTAATGGCGATTGTTTTAGCCGCCCCGGCGGCAGCCAAACAACCGGCGGAGTTTAACCCGGAGTCGCTGCCGGAGATCGCCGCACAGCAGTTTGACGGGCGGGAATTGAAGATCGTCAAAACGCTGGCGAGAAACGCCCAGTATACCCGCTATCTGATCAATTATCTGAGCGGACAGCTGAACATTTCCGGTATCATGAACGTACCGGTGGGCAAGGGGCCGTTCCCGGTCGTTATCACCAACCACGGTCACATTCCGCCGCGGCTCTACACCGTCGGCCGCGGCTTGAAGCGCGAGCAGGATTACCTGGCCCGGCGCGGCTTCGTCGTTATCCATCCCGACTACCGCAATCACGGTTTATCGGCTAAGGACCCGGACAGCGAAAGTGGCTTGCGCCTTGGCTATGTCGAAGACGTCATTAACGTTGTCCTGGCGGTCAAGCAAAGCGGCTATAAATTTTTGAACAAGGAGAAGATCGGGATGATGGGACACTCGCTTGGCGGCGGTATTTGTCTTAACATCATGACGACCAAGCCCGACCTGGCCCAAGCTTTCGTCCTCTACGCGCCGGTCAGCGCCGATTACATCGATAACTTCAACCGCTGGGGCCGGCGGAACCACGGGGGGCCGGGCGCAAGTCTTTTGGCCAAATACGGTTCGCCGGAGCCGACAGCCGAGTTCTGGCGCAACATGTCGGCCATTAATTTCCTGGACAAGGTAACTGCCCCGGTCGCGATCCACCACGGGACCAGGGATGAGTCGTGTTATATCGCCTGGTCCGACCGGTTGGCGGCCGAGCTGAAAAGAGCCGGCAAGGATGTCGCTTATTATCGTTACGCCGGCGAGCGCCATGAGTTCGGCCCGCAATGGGGCTTGTTCATGGAACGGACCGCAAGATTCTTCCGCCAACATTTGGGGTAATCTGCTATAATGCCTGTATCAACGGAAAGGAGCTAAACAACATGATCGCAGAAAGAAGCGAGTTCAAAGGGAAGCCGACCATCGTACTGAAGAGGAGCGAGGACGAGAAATATCCGTTCTCCTTCGGCATGGCCAAGGCGAAAATGATCCTCGATCACCTCGAGGATATCAAGAAGTTCGTCGCCGAGAACGAAAAAGCGGCCGGCGAATAACCCGCCTATTTATTTAATTTCTTAGCCGTCCAAACCCAGCGCTCGCCGAGCAGCTTGCCGGCGCTCTCCGGCATGGTGTCGCAAACGGCGGTCGGCGCCTGCAGAGCCATGGCGAAAAAGAGCGGTTCCGCCGGTTCCGGCGTCAGCGGCACGTCAACATCGTTCTGGATCTGCCAGCGGCAATTGTCCTGCCCCCCAAAGAAATAAGCCATATAAGCCTGGCGCTCGCTTTTGCTTAACCCCGGATAATAACGGACAAGCTGGCCGACCGAAGTATCGACCGGGATCCACCCGTAATCAGGCAGATAGAACTCCGCCCAAAAGTGATCGCCGGCCCCGCGCTGGCCGATGGGGAAAGTCTGCAAGCCGCCGGGACAGCGGGCCGGGATGCCGAGCGAACGGCAGAGCGCGGCAAAGTAGATGCTCTGGGCGCCGCAATCGCCAAAACGGTGCCGGTGGACATAGATCGATTCCGGGACCTTGAGGACCTCCAGCGCCAGGTGCGGCATAAAACTGTAATTGATCTGCTCGACCACGTAGTAGTAAAGTTTTTGCGCGGCCAGGTACGGATTCTTTTCCCCGGCCACGACTTTCCGGGCGGTGTCCCTGATCCCGGCGTCAAAGATGATGTTCCGGGCGGAACGGGTGTAACGGCGATAAAGCTGGCTGTTCCGATCGTAACTGCCGACCTTGGCCGGATCGATCTTGAACCGCTGGGCAAAATGACGGAATTCGTATCTTGCCTCTATTTTGAGATCGTTCTTCAGGGTGTCCAGCGGTACCTCCAGATAAGCCAACCCGATATCGCCGCTGGTCAGGAACGGACCTTTGACATATTTGGCCGGTTCAATGGCCACGATCTTGATGTTGTCTTGCGCGGCGGTCGCGATCGGCAGGGGGATCCAGATCTTGAACGTCCCGGCCGCGGGCAATTCCGCCCGTTTGAGCACCGCGCGGCCGCTCGCCAGGTAGGTGGCAGGCATAAAAAATGTTTTGTCGGCCGGACCGGCAGCCTGCTGTTTAAGCAGCGCCAGTAAAAGTTTGAGCGGGTCTTGCCCTTTGCCCAGGGCCGTTCCCTGCTGACTGGCCCGGAAATCGGGGTAGAGGTGGTAAAGTGTGTTCAGGAGATCGGCAAAATAATATTTTTTCCCGCCCATGGTCAAATTATCGATTCGGTTATCCTTAATGACCTGATCGATCCGGGCCTGGCTGATCTTGGGATAGGACTGCGTGATCAGCCGTCTGACCGCCTCCAGTGAATGCGGGTAAGAAAGCATCACTTTTTGCGCCCGCCAGTAGCCGGCACAACATTCCCGCCCGAGGCAGCAATTCTTTTCCTGGCGGTAAGCGGTCCGCGCCAGGTTAAAGTATTCCAGCGCTTTCGGGTAATTGCCGTGTCCCTCAAAGCGCATCGCCTGCTGGCAGTATTTATCGCCCCGAGTGGAGAAAAGACTGGAACAGCTGATGACCAAGAGGACGATCAGGACTAAGCCCGCGGCTGCCAGAAAAAACTTGCGCATGTTCCACACGCTCCTGTTGTGTAACCGGATTACTCAATTATAATGCACGAAGCGGCGGCGCGCAACGCCGGGCTCAAGGTTTGAGCGCGATGATCTTGAGCCCCTGGCCCCAGTCGTCGAACCAGAGGGCGCCGTTGCCGATCATATAGCCGCGATAGTCGGCGTAGATCTCTTCCGGCCGCTGGGCCAGGATAGTTTCCTTGACCCGGGGAGTGAACAGCTCGGGGTAGCGGGCGCTGAAGTCGGCCTGGCCCTTGAGCCGGATCGTCGCGCGGCCGGTGGTCACTGCCAGCGGGTAATGTACCAGACCGGCGAGCTCGGTTTTCTTGTCCTGCCGGACGAGCTCTTTGAGCCTGGCCAGGAAGCGGGTCGCTTCGTTCGCGGAGTAGAGGTTGATCACGCCGCGTTCGTGGAAGCGGTTTTGCGGATTGGTAAAGGCGAAGCGGTCGAGGGTGAGGCCGTTCTCCAGGACGAAGCCCCGCCGGCCGGCGCGGAAAAGATCGAGGCTGGGGCTATCCGCCCATTCCAGGGTGTAATGGAAAGCGTCGGCCACTTTGCCGTCCCTGTCCAGTTTCACGACCAGGATATCGTGGAAGCGTTCTTTGCCGGCCTCGGCCGAGCGCCCCCGGTATTCCGCCTGGAATTTGTAGAGAGTGCCGTCGCCGCCCGCGATCGGCAGCTCTCCGACCTGGAACGGGCTTCCAGGCGGGTAAGGGGTCGGCAGCCGATCGATTTCCTGGAGCGCCTGGTAGTCAAAATCGGCATGCTTGACCGAGTCGATGAACCTGTAGACCTTGACCGGCCGGTTATCCGCGCAGCCGGACGCCAGCACCAGCGCGGCGAGGACCAGCGGCACGAGCCGGTTGTTCATTGCACCGCGGAGACGATCAGGCGCCACTGCGTGCCGTAGAGCCCCACGGTCGCCCAGGTTGCCTGTTTATGGACGGTGGTGGCGCGGTCCCGGTCGAGGAATTCGTAATGGCCGCTCCCTTCCGGCGTGGCGACGACCTGTTGGGCAAAAGCGACCAGCGAGGGGAATTGCGCATAGCCGGGATCGGAAAAGGTCATTTTGCCGACTTGCAGGATGTCCCGGTCAAAGATCACTTTGCCGTCGAGCTGGATGGCGAGCGCTTCAAAGGTGACGCCGCCGGCCTGGTCGTTAACGATCTTCCTGATCAGCGCGTCCGGTTGGAAGACGAGGGTGGTGTAACCGATCGTTTTGCCGTCCGGTTGGGAAACTATCGGGTAGCCGAGCGCTACGGCGTTGAACCCTTCGACCGCCAGGAACATTTGGCCCATGGCCGGTTTGTTCGTTGAGCGCAGGGTTTGGAAAAGGGCCTGGTTGGTGATGCTCTGGCCGACTCCCGAAGAATAGCGGGCGGATGGTTCAACGGCCAGCAGCGTGCCGTCCAGGCTGATCGAGGAAACGACGATCGCCGAATTGACGTCGCTATAGACGTCATAAAGGGCCTGGCGGGCATTCAGCCCTTTGAGGTCGGTGGCGGCCAGCTTGATCGCCGCCAGCTTCATCACCCCGTTCATCCGGTTGAGCTCGTTTTGCACGGCGGTTTGCAGGTCGGCAACCGCCGGCGGTTTTGGCGCTGTTCCCATGGCACCGGCGGTCGTGGCGACAAAAAGCAGGACGGTGAGCGCGAATAGTAGTTTGTTCATGAATTCCTCCTGGCGTTATTATACAACGGATTCTGCTATAATTCCTGCCAGGAGGTATCCATTATGTGGCTGTTCATGTTCGTTTTGGCGCTGGCCGTCTCGCTGGCCAACATTTTTTTCTCTAAGAAGCCGCGGACGCTCAAAAACATCATTGGGATCATCGCTCTTTACCTGCTGGTCATCGACATCGGGGTCGGCGGCTTGATCGGCGCGTATATGCACACGGCCAGGGCGGATTACACCGCGCAAATGATCGGCTGGGCGGCTGGCAGCCCATTCCAGTATGAAGTGGCGATGATGAACCTGGGGATCGGCGTGCTTGGCATCCTTTGTCTTTTCTTCCGCCGGGAGTTTTGGCTGGCTGCGGCGCTTAACGTCTTGGTCGTCTATTGGGGCTGCGGCGTCGGGCATGTCCGGGAAGTGCTGCTCAAGGCGAACGTTGCCGCCTGGAACGCCGGTCCCGGCATCATGTTCGGCGACTTCATTCTGCCGGCGCTGGTGCTCGCCCTGGTGATCGTCCACGGCCGGCTGAAAGATTAGCGCCTAGTCGAACAGGATGATAAGGACGCCGTGGATCGTGGCCGCGGTGATCGCGGCGTAGGCTATCCACCGATGATATTGCAGCTTGACCCTTCTTAGCCCGGTCAGGAGCGTTAGCAGCACCAGCGCGTAGGTCGTTATTCCGAGTAATTTAAACATCCTTTTTTACCTGGGGGAGGAACTTAATGATGTGCGGTTCCCCTTTGATCTTAACGGTCAGGGTCAAAGGATATTCCAGCTGGAAGTCGGGGACAAAACAGAGGACGCCGCCCCGCCGGTCGTTGGCGTAGACCGGCCGAAAATCAAAATATTCCGCGATCCCCTGGTCAATGATCTTGATCAGTTTTTCTTTGGTCGGGGTGTTCATCGTGTTCATGATCGTGTCGACGGTCGCCTGGATCAGCTGGTCCTGGATGGCGCCGCCGGTGCCGCCGGACATCTTGGCCCGGGTGGCGACCAGGTCCTGGCGCGTGAGCATTTTGACCGGCTTCAGGTCGCGCCCGTCGGCCAGGGAGACGGCATATTCCTTAACGCCGAGGTCCTGGCCGGTCAGGTTGCGGATCTCCAGGCTGACGGCGATAACGTTGTTAAATTCGAAGATCGCGCTGGTGATCCGGCAATCCGGCAAGGTGTATTCGGCAAAAGTGTCGTTGCCGATCACGACGCTCTTTAAGCCCGGTTGGTCTACCTGCGGTTCGTAATTGGTGGTGGCCAGGGGGACCTGGGCGCAGCCCAAGGTCATGAACAGCCCGGCCAACAGCGCTAAGTATCCTAAATGGCGCAGCCGCTTCTTCATTATTTGGCGAGCTGGAAGATGTAGAGCGTCTTCCTGGCCGGCATGTCATAGAGCTCCATGCAGGCGCCCAGCTCGGCTTTTTTGGCGTTCATTGCCTTATTAAGCTCCGGATAGGCTTTGAACGGCCCGATCATGTAGGATAGGTTGTTCCTGATCGGGAATTCGGCGACCAGGCAGTCGCTGGCCCGCCAAGTCTTAATTTTGAACTTTTTCCGCAGCTGCCGGGCTTTACCAAAGTCTTTTGCTTCCAGGACGCAGCCGATCTCGCTCCGCATCTTGTTTTGGTCGACCATTTTCGGGTCGTTCAGGTAAATGCCGAACCCTTTTTCGGTCATGACCCCTTCCAGGGTGCAGCCGTCGTAGACCCGCTGGATCACTTTGCCGGTGTTGGAGTAAGGGCCGACGTACTCTTCGTAGACGAGCGTGTAGGGGCCGACCTTTTGGACGGTCACTTTGGGCGTGGAGAAAACCCCCATGTAAGCCAGCCAGGCGGCGACGATCAAAACCAGAGCGACGATCACGATCAATCCCCATTTGATTATTTTCATTGTTTTTTCCTCCCGTTGAAGGTATTATACTGCCAGGTCGCAAAAGGCGCAACCGGAACAAGGAGGAAACATCGATGCCTAAAGTTACAGTGCTCGGCGCCGGTAATGCCGGACAAACCCACGCGTTCCACCTCACCACCAAAGGCCACGAGATCTGCCTCTACGAACATCCCGATTTCGCGAAAGCGCTCGACAGCATCAAACAGAACGGGAATGCCATCGAAGCGGTCGCGGAGTTCAAAAAGGGCGACCTGACGATCAAGAGCGCTTTGAGCGGGACCGCCAAGGTCGCCAAGGTGACCACCGACATCAAAGAGGCGCTCGACTGGTCGGACATCATCATCATGCCGGTGCCGGCTTTTGCCCAGGCGAACATGTTCAAGCAGATGATGCCGCACCTGCGCGACGGCCATCTTTTTACCATCCTGCCGGGGAACGAAGCGTCGCTGATCTTTGCCAAGATGCTGCGCGAAGCGGGGATCAAGAAGAATGTCACCTTCTGCGAAGCGGCCTCCATCCCCTACGCCTGCCGGATCGTCGGCCCGGCCAAGATCTTTATCGGCGGGATGAAAGACGCCTTTGAGTTCGGCGTCTTCCCGGCGAACCGGACCGCGGCGGCGGTGAAAACGATGAAAGCGATCATGCCGCTGGAGCTGGACGTCAAGCAGAACGTGATCGAGGTCCATTTTTACAATTTGAACATCATTGCCCATCCGGTGACCGCGACGCTGAATATGGGAGCGTTCGAGAGCCGCAAAGGCGAGTTCTTCTTCTACAAGGAAGGGATGTCGCCCTCGGTCAGTAAAGTCCAGCAGAAGGTCGACGACGAGCGGATCGCTATCGGCGCCAAGTTCGGCTTCCAACTGGACTCGTTCATTTCCTTGATCAAGCTCTGGTACCACATCGACGCCAAGGATATCCATGATTTCTCGCAGATCACGCCGATCCATAACGCCTTCGGCTACGACGCGCCGAAAAGCCCGCAGGAACGCTATATCGCGGAGGATACGCCGTATATCCTGGTAACGATGCACGAGTATGCCGGTCTGGCGGGTGTGGCAGACCCGGCGATCCGGAGCATCATCGATATCGATAACATATATAATGATACCGATTACTTCCTGCACGGCCGGACGCTGGTCTCACTAGGTTTGGCAGGGATGACGATCAAGGAGATCCTGGAATACGCCAAGACCGGCGAACTGAAGGTCGGCAAAGCCGCTGCGAAAACGGCCCAGCCCAGCAAAGAGCTGAGGCCGTAACGATGAAGGCGGCATTCTTCGACCTGGAGGGCTGGGAGCTCCCCATCATTAATGACGCCTGCCAAGGGGCAGGGATCGAGATCGTGAAAGCCGAGAGCGGCCTGCTGACCAAGGGCATGCTGCCGGAGCTCAAGGAGATCGAGCTGATCTCGGTCTCCTTTTCGGCCGTTGATAAAAGTGTGATTGATGTCCTCCCCAAACTGAAACTGATCAGCACCCGCACTACCGGTTTTGACCAGATCGACCTTCCCTTGGCAAAGCAGCAGGGGATAGCGGTGATCAATGTCCCGAGTTACGGCGAAAATACCGTGGCCGAGTACGCGTTCGCCCTGCTCCTGACCCTCTCGCGCCGGCTCAGCGTCACTTTTATCCGCAGTATGTTCGGGATCTTTGACCAGAAAGCGGTCAGGGGGAACGATATGCTCGGCAAGACGCTGGGGGTGATCGGTACCGGCCGGATCGGCCAGCGGCTGATCAAGATGGCGGCGGGCTTTGAGCTGAACATTATCTGCTTCGATCCTTACCCGAACCAGGGGCTGATCGACAAGTTTGCCGTTAAATACGTGCCGCTCGAAGAGCTATTGAAGAACTCGGACCTGATCAGCATTCACGCCCCTTATACCAAGGAGAACCACCATTTGATCAATGCCGATTCCCTGAAGCTGGTCAAAAAGGGATTACTCCTGGTCAACACCGCCCGCGGGCCGATCGTTGATACGACCGCGGTCTTGCAGGCGGTCAAGGACGGAGTGCTCGGCGGGGTGGCGCTCGACACCTTCGAAGGCGAGCAGGTCTGGATCAAGGAAGAGAACATCCTGGCGATGGAAACGGATGCTCTGCCCCCGGCCGAAGCTTTTAAAAAGGCGCTCGAAGGCTTTTTCTTGCAAAGATTCAAGAATGTGGTCCTAACCCCGCATAATGCGTTCAACAGCCACGAAGCGGTCAGGCGGATCATTGACACTGCTTTAGCGGATATGGCCGCTTTTGCCGCCAAAGGCGATTGCGACCACCGCCTCGACAAGAAATAAAATGGAAGACCATGTCGTCCGCGACCGCCGGCAGCAATTCTGGCTGATCGCGATCATCTCCGCGATCTCTTTTTTGATCACCCTTGATTACAATAGCCTCAACATCTCCCTCCCGTCGATCGCCAATTCTTTTGGCGTAAAAGTCGGCGTGGTTTCTTGGTTGCCGACCCTTTATCTGCTCACGATCACCGGCACGCTGCTCGGGTTTGGCAAGCTTGGCGACATGAAGGGGTACAAGCTGGTCCTCTGTCTCGGCCTCGGTCTGTTCGCCCTGGGCGGACTGGCGTGCGCTCTGGCCCCGACCTTCCCGGCGCTTTTAGCCGCCCGGGTTTTCCAGTCATTGGGGCAGGCGATGTACAGTCCGATCTGCATTGCCATGCTGACGACTTTCCTGCCGACCGACATGAAGGGGAAAGCCCTGGGCCTGTACGCGACTTTTCAGGGGCTCGGGTTGGCTTCCGGTCCGGCACTCGGTGGGTTGATGAACTCGCTCATCAGCTGGCGCGGCGTTTTTCTTTTTACGGCGCCGCTTGCCTTGCTGATCCTGCTGGCCGCAGTTAAGCTCCTGCCGTCCAAACA includes:
- a CDS encoding DUF6790 family protein — translated: MFVLALAVSLANIFFSKKPRTLKNIIGIIALYLLVIDIGVGGLIGAYMHTARADYTAQMIGWAAGSPFQYEVAMMNLGIGVLGILCLFFRREFWLAAALNVLVVYWGCGVGHVREVLLKANVAAWNAGPGIMFGDFILPALVLALVIVHGRLKD
- a CDS encoding NAD(P)-dependent oxidoreductase — protein: MKAAFFDLEGWELPIINDACQGAGIEIVKAESGLLTKGMLPELKEIELISVSFSAVDKSVIDVLPKLKLISTRTTGFDQIDLPLAKQQGIAVINVPSYGENTVAEYAFALLLTLSRRLSVTFIRSMFGIFDQKAVRGNDMLGKTLGVIGTGRIGQRLIKMAAGFELNIICFDPYPNQGLIDKFAVKYVPLEELLKNSDLISIHAPYTKENHHLINADSLKLVKKGLLLVNTARGPIVDTTAVLQAVKDGVLGGVALDTFEGEQVWIKEENILAMETDALPPAEAFKKALEGFFLQRFKNVVLTPHNAFNSHEAVRRIIDTALADMAAFAAKGDCDHRLDKK
- a CDS encoding GyrI-like domain-containing protein; amino-acid sequence: MKIIKWGLIVIVALVLIVAAWLAYMGVFSTPKVTVQKVGPYTLVYEEYVGPYSNTGKVIQRVYDGCTLEGVMTEKGFGIYLNDPKMVDQNKMRSEIGCVLEAKDFGKARQLRKKFKIKTWRASDCLVAEFPIRNNLSYMIGPFKAYPELNKAMNAKKAELGACMELYDMPARKTLYIFQLAK
- a CDS encoding NAD/NADP octopine/nopaline dehydrogenase family protein — encoded protein: MPKVTVLGAGNAGQTHAFHLTTKGHEICLYEHPDFAKALDSIKQNGNAIEAVAEFKKGDLTIKSALSGTAKVAKVTTDIKEALDWSDIIIMPVPAFAQANMFKQMMPHLRDGHLFTILPGNEASLIFAKMLREAGIKKNVTFCEAASIPYACRIVGPAKIFIGGMKDAFEFGVFPANRTAAAVKTMKAIMPLELDVKQNVIEVHFYNLNIIAHPVTATLNMGAFESRKGEFFFYKEGMSPSVSKVQQKVDDERIAIGAKFGFQLDSFISLIKLWYHIDAKDIHDFSQITPIHNAFGYDAPKSPQERYIAEDTPYILVTMHEYAGLAGVADPAIRSIIDIDNIYNDTDYFLHGRTLVSLGLAGMTIKEILEYAKTGELKVGKAAAKTAQPSKELRP
- a CDS encoding UPF0489 family protein: MAGRDGLVRSAHFTELQLSRQKPHVYYTPLIAGDPAAITPGSHPCNSFSDRPDLQFTGLENCVRLEKAGGPAVYVMDNHLMAYFAWHEARLTGHLKEGAILLHIDAHPDDSLQPPPGKMLTLGDAANFIRRELNNANFIMPALRQQLLGEFWWAYTFLTNGRLSFGCPGGMVGNSNQLPLGRIQIRPLSKEVPLSEIISRASGRERFALDIDLDAIVKIKYQGALPDAESFTAAEEFLALIAQQAGVVTIATSPGFADQLVAIPLAQRLAAKIIGN
- a CDS encoding alpha/beta fold hydrolase, coding for MAIVLAAPAAAKQPAEFNPESLPEIAAQQFDGRELKIVKTLARNAQYTRYLINYLSGQLNISGIMNVPVGKGPFPVVITNHGHIPPRLYTVGRGLKREQDYLARRGFVVIHPDYRNHGLSAKDPDSESGLRLGYVEDVINVVLAVKQSGYKFLNKEKIGMMGHSLGGGICLNIMTTKPDLAQAFVLYAPVSADYIDNFNRWGRRNHGGPGASLLAKYGSPEPTAEFWRNMSAINFLDKVTAPVAIHHGTRDESCYIAWSDRLAAELKRAGKDVAYYRYAGERHEFGPQWGLFMERTARFFRQHLG
- a CDS encoding transglutaminase-like domain-containing protein, coding for MRKFFLAAAGLVLIVLLVISCSSLFSTRGDKYCQQAMRFEGHGNYPKALEYFNLARTAYRQEKNCCLGRECCAGYWRAQKVMLSYPHSLEAVRRLITQSYPKISQARIDQVIKDNRIDNLTMGGKKYYFADLLNTLYHLYPDFRASQQGTALGKGQDPLKLLLALLKQQAAGPADKTFFMPATYLASGRAVLKRAELPAAGTFKIWIPLPIATAAQDNIKIVAIEPAKYVKGPFLTSGDIGLAYLEVPLDTLKNDLKIEARYEFRHFAQRFKIDPAKVGSYDRNSQLYRRYTRSARNIIFDAGIRDTARKVVAGEKNPYLAAQKLYYYVVEQINYSFMPHLALEVLKVPESIYVHRHRFGDCGAQSIYFAALCRSLGIPARCPGGLQTFPIGQRGAGDHFWAEFYLPDYGWIPVDTSVGQLVRYYPGLSKSERQAYMAYFFGGQDNCRWQIQNDVDVPLTPEPAEPLFFAMALQAPTAVCDTMPESAGKLLGERWVWTAKKLNK
- a CDS encoding DEAD/DEAH box helicase; the encoded protein is MPNSNFFGLGIAPGLLEILQRLKFVTPTPIQAKAIPTCIEGKDLIGVAQTGTGKTLAFGIPMIQRLAALKGKGLVLAPTRELALQIDDALRPFVSSSGIRTAVLIGGASMHLQVQAIRRQARILIATPGRLNDHLEQRTVNLADVKIFVLDEADRMLDMGFAPQIARIARHIPADRQTMLFSATMPGSIVNLARSYMKLPVQVEVAPSGTAAEKVTQEVFFIRKEDKPKLLGTMLEQYRGTVLIFSRTKRGASRITRGLRGMNYNAAEIHSDRSLSQRREALDGFKSGKYRILVATDIAARGIDVTGIELVVNYDLPDDAENYVHRIGRTGRAGQEGHAVTFATPEQSSDVRNIEKLMRTALPVAKHPELSIEVMRPQAKPDTSHWRQRGMSSYGARHRRRR